From the Ruania alkalisoli genome, one window contains:
- a CDS encoding HesB/IscA family protein produces MLTLTENAQTAIKSITEQAGLPAEGGVRIAMAESGTELQLSLVPEPQNEDQVIEEDGARVFVATETSELLDTQQLDANQSAEGTGFTLTNQEG; encoded by the coding sequence ATGCTCACCCTGACCGAGAACGCCCAGACCGCGATCAAGTCGATCACCGAGCAGGCCGGGCTCCCGGCCGAGGGTGGCGTCCGGATCGCGATGGCCGAAAGTGGCACCGAGCTCCAGCTGTCGCTGGTCCCGGAGCCGCAGAACGAGGACCAGGTGATCGAGGAGGACGGTGCCCGCGTCTTCGTCGCCACCGAGACCTCGGAACTGCTCGACACGCAGCAGCTCGACGCCAATCAGAGCGCCGAGGGCACCGGCTTCACGCTCACCAACCAGGAGGGCTGA
- a CDS encoding thioredoxin domain-containing protein, producing the protein MHWHEWGEAAFAEAKQREVPILLSVGYAACHWCHVMAHESFEDEQVAAVMNEHFVPVKVDREERPDVDAVYMQATQAMTGQGGWPMTCLLTPAGEPFYCGTYFPRTQFLSLLQAISEVWSERREEILTGAEQITRRLREATEAATDPGNPNDPGAPRAQVPDETMLASAVGRLAAHADTRHGGFGSSPKFPPSMTLEHLLRHHARTGSEAALELVNRTCTAMAHGGIYDQLAGGFARYSVDAAWVVPHFEKMLYDNALLLRVYLHWYQTTGDPLARRVVGETAEFLLREMRTPEGAFAASLDADTDGVEGLTYVWTPAQLAEVLGAADGARAAELLGVTESGTFEGGASTLQMMAEPPPEWPAWREALLTARARRPQPARDDKVVTSWNGLVIAALAEAGALLEEPEWVEAATACAELLLAAHTQHPTTAQGQVRVLRASREGRPGEPAGVADDYGNLAEGLLALHQATGQMQWLNAAGEILSSAVDQFSAPGGGFYDTATDAERLVLRLQGVTDNAEPCGTSSLAGALLTYSALTGTRREEAERALATGARTVSADPRFAGWFLAVAEAAVAGPLQVAVVGEDASAREMLAVARAATSPGLVLAAGPDTTHPLLEGRGLVGGRSAAYVCRGFTCDLPVTSVADLRRQLAGGPN; encoded by the coding sequence GTGCACTGGCACGAATGGGGTGAGGCGGCATTCGCCGAGGCGAAGCAGCGCGAGGTGCCCATCCTCCTCTCCGTCGGATACGCCGCCTGCCACTGGTGCCATGTGATGGCCCACGAGTCCTTCGAGGACGAGCAGGTCGCGGCCGTGATGAACGAGCACTTCGTTCCCGTGAAGGTGGACCGGGAGGAGCGCCCGGACGTCGACGCGGTGTACATGCAGGCCACGCAGGCGATGACCGGTCAGGGCGGGTGGCCGATGACCTGCCTCCTCACCCCCGCCGGTGAGCCGTTCTACTGCGGCACCTACTTCCCGCGCACGCAGTTCCTCAGTCTGCTGCAGGCGATCAGCGAGGTGTGGTCCGAGCGGCGCGAGGAGATCCTCACCGGAGCCGAGCAGATCACCCGCCGGCTGCGGGAAGCCACCGAGGCCGCCACCGATCCCGGCAACCCCAACGATCCCGGCGCCCCGCGCGCCCAGGTGCCGGACGAGACCATGCTGGCCTCCGCCGTCGGGCGCCTGGCTGCTCATGCCGACACCCGCCACGGCGGGTTCGGTTCCTCCCCGAAGTTCCCGCCGTCGATGACGCTCGAGCACCTCCTGCGCCACCACGCCCGCACGGGCAGCGAGGCGGCGCTGGAGCTGGTCAACCGGACGTGCACAGCGATGGCCCACGGCGGGATCTACGACCAGCTCGCCGGCGGGTTCGCCCGCTACAGCGTGGACGCGGCCTGGGTGGTGCCGCACTTCGAGAAGATGCTCTACGACAATGCGCTGCTGCTGCGGGTCTACCTGCACTGGTACCAAACCACCGGCGACCCGCTCGCCCGCCGCGTGGTAGGTGAGACGGCCGAGTTCCTCCTGCGGGAGATGCGCACCCCCGAGGGCGCCTTCGCCGCCTCCCTCGATGCCGATACAGACGGCGTCGAGGGCCTGACGTATGTGTGGACCCCGGCGCAGCTGGCCGAGGTTCTCGGAGCCGCCGACGGCGCTCGTGCCGCCGAGTTGCTGGGAGTCACCGAGTCAGGGACGTTCGAGGGCGGCGCGTCCACGCTGCAGATGATGGCCGAGCCACCTCCCGAGTGGCCGGCGTGGCGGGAAGCCTTGCTGACGGCGAGGGCCCGGCGCCCGCAGCCGGCGAGGGACGACAAGGTGGTCACCTCGTGGAACGGGCTGGTGATCGCGGCACTGGCCGAGGCAGGGGCGCTGCTGGAGGAGCCGGAGTGGGTGGAGGCGGCGACCGCGTGCGCCGAGCTGCTGCTCGCTGCGCACACTCAGCACCCCACGACGGCGCAGGGCCAGGTCCGCGTGCTCCGAGCCTCCCGCGAGGGTCGCCCAGGCGAACCGGCCGGGGTGGCCGACGACTACGGCAATCTCGCCGAGGGGTTGCTCGCCCTGCATCAGGCGACCGGGCAGATGCAGTGGCTGAATGCGGCTGGGGAGATCCTGAGCTCCGCCGTCGACCAGTTCTCCGCCCCGGGCGGGGGTTTCTACGACACCGCGACCGACGCCGAGCGCCTGGTGCTGCGACTACAAGGGGTGACCGACAACGCCGAACCGTGCGGGACGTCGTCGTTGGCGGGGGCGTTGCTGACGTACTCGGCGCTGACCGGGACGCGACGGGAGGAGGCAGAACGGGCACTGGCTACCGGGGCGCGGACGGTCAGCGCTGATCCTCGGTTCGCGGGCTGGTTCCTCGCGGTCGCCGAGGCGGCCGTCGCCGGTCCGCTGCAGGTGGCCGTGGTCGGCGAGGATGCCAGCGCGCGCGAGATGCTCGCCGTCGCGCGGGCTGCGACAAGTCCGGGCCTGGTGCTCGCAGCGGGCCCTGACACCACCCACCCGCTGCTCGAAGGACGCGGCCTCGTGGGCGGCCGGTCCGCGGCCTATGTGTGCCGCGGCTTCACCTGCGACCTGCCAGTGACGTCTGTGGCGGATCTGCGCCGACAGCTCGCCGGCGGCCCGAACTGA
- a CDS encoding EamA family transporter: MTTDAARAPGETPRPPTRAPLRISTAALIAATALAPAAWGTTYAVTTELLPPDHPIFAALMRALPGGLVLILLTRTLPRGQWWWKAGVLGALNIGAFLPLLFVAAERLPGGVAATLGAVQPLIVAGLAVAVLREPPSFWRIGWGGAGIVGVGLVALGPAAALDGAGIAAGLMAAGCMALGVALTKHWGRPENVGPLAFTGWQLTAGGLILLPLTILVDGLPPVIDAPAIGGYLWLGSVGGFIAYALWIRGIGRLPVTAIALLGLLSPLVAALIGALALSEAFTPAQLAGFILALAALVAGQLNPIGSDHQHRHPRHRDEWSQHVTLDVCPTASARPPAPTCSSTQTTPCTGTNGVRRHSPRRSSARCPSSSPSDTPPATGAM; encoded by the coding sequence ATGACCACTGACGCAGCTCGCGCACCAGGTGAAACGCCTCGGCCCCCGACGAGAGCCCCGCTGCGGATCTCCACGGCGGCGCTGATCGCCGCGACCGCGCTCGCACCTGCCGCATGGGGCACCACCTACGCGGTGACCACGGAGTTGCTCCCACCCGACCACCCGATCTTCGCAGCACTGATGCGAGCGCTTCCCGGCGGGCTGGTCTTGATACTGCTCACCCGCACCCTTCCCCGCGGTCAATGGTGGTGGAAGGCAGGTGTTCTGGGGGCCCTGAACATCGGTGCCTTTCTCCCGCTGCTCTTCGTTGCGGCCGAGCGTCTTCCGGGTGGTGTCGCCGCAACACTCGGTGCCGTCCAACCGCTGATCGTGGCTGGGTTGGCCGTGGCCGTGCTCCGTGAACCCCCCTCGTTCTGGCGGATCGGCTGGGGCGGCGCGGGCATCGTCGGGGTCGGGCTCGTCGCCCTCGGACCGGCCGCCGCCCTCGATGGGGCCGGTATCGCTGCAGGGCTCATGGCGGCCGGTTGCATGGCCCTCGGCGTGGCGTTGACCAAGCATTGGGGCCGCCCCGAGAACGTGGGTCCACTGGCCTTCACTGGCTGGCAACTCACTGCGGGCGGGCTCATCCTGCTGCCGCTGACGATTCTGGTCGACGGACTACCGCCCGTCATCGACGCCCCTGCCATCGGTGGATACCTGTGGCTGGGCAGCGTCGGTGGTTTCATCGCCTACGCCCTCTGGATCCGCGGCATCGGACGGTTGCCCGTGACCGCGATCGCGTTGCTGGGCCTGCTCTCCCCGCTGGTCGCGGCGCTCATCGGAGCGCTCGCGCTCAGCGAGGCCTTCACGCCGGCCCAGCTCGCCGGCTTCATCCTCGCTCTGGCGGCTCTCGTTGCCGGTCAGCTCAACCCCATCGGAAGCGACCACCAGCATCGGCACCCTCGCCACCGGGATGAGTGGAGCCAGCATGTCACGCTGGATGTATGCCCAACCGCCTCAGCCAGGCCACCAGCCCCTACCTGCTCCAGCACGCAGACAACCCCGTGCACTGGCACGAATGGGGTGAGGCGGCATTCGCCGAGGCGAAGCAGCGCGAGGTGCCCATCCTCCTCTCCGTCGGATACGCCGCCTGCCACTGGTGCCATGTGA